One Dunckerocampus dactyliophorus isolate RoL2022-P2 chromosome 18, RoL_Ddac_1.1, whole genome shotgun sequence genomic region harbors:
- the LOC129171628 gene encoding transmembrane protein 235-like, which translates to MMRYGFVVLSAGFTGLLSFCLLAVSIGTDYWYIIDVNKPNSEDLSSYSGLWTINEGANRSSVISTFTANMSALSEVERHLLELHRAVVIVLPLSLVLLVFGWIFGLVSSLACSPKLLTGTAFYFFFCSLFTLTGVSLYIEYHNKAMEEFHRNVSPEDLAYVDVSFGWSFVMAWLSYSLKLATGLLLLLAAKITQMKGRYDCGVAVATL; encoded by the exons ATGATGAGGTACGGCTTCGTGGTTCTGTCGGCGGGCTTTACAGGTTTGCTCAGCTTTTGCCTCTTGGCCGTATCAATCGGAACTGATTACTGGTACATCATCGATGTGAATAAACCAAACTCCGAGGACCTGAGTTCATACTCCGGACTGTGGACGATTAatgaag GAGCAAACAGGAGTTCCGTCATCTCTACTTTCACTGCGAATATGTCCGCCCTGTCCGAGGTTGAGAGGCACCTTCTCG AGCTGCACAGGGCGGTGGTGATTGTATTGCCCCTCAGCCTGGTGCTGCTGGTGTTCGGGTGGATTTTCGGACTCGTCAGTTCGTTGGCCTGCAGCCCAAAACTACTGACTGGGACCGCATTCTACTTCTTCTTCTGCA GTCTTTTCACTTTGACTGGGGTCAGCCTCTACATCGAGTACCACAACAAGGCCATGGAGGAGTTCCATCGCAATGTGTCCCCGGAGGACCTGGCCTACGTGGACGTGTCGTTTGGCTGGTCCTTTGTTATGGCGTGGCTCTCTTACTCTTTGAAACTGGCCACCGGCCTACTGCTCCTGCTCGCCGCCAAAATCACCCAAATGAAAGGACGTTACGACTGTGGCGTCGCCGTCGCCACTTTGTGA